In Parasteatoda tepidariorum isolate YZ-2023 chromosome 2, CAS_Ptep_4.0, whole genome shotgun sequence, one DNA window encodes the following:
- the LOC139424802 gene encoding adult-specific rigid cuticular protein 15.5-like produces MIAQVFLLSAVATIALAHLHEPIHHAPKPYKFGYSIKDKHGEQHREESGTGGHVTGSYGFTDDRGIKRQVNYVADHAGFRAQVKTNEPGTANQNPAAVQLISDAPYTGGEGYLGVPAATAGYGLGGLGYGYGGLGAGYGGAYGGYGNLGYDGAYGGYGQGILGGLGYARYGY; encoded by the exons gtaTTTCTCTTATCCGCTGTAGCAACCATTGCTCTGGCACACCTGCATGAA ccAATTCACCATGCACCCAAACCCTACAAATTCGGATACAGCATCAAGGACAAACATGGAGAACAACACAGAGAGGAATCCGGAACAGGAGGACACGTGACTGGCAGCTACGGGTTCACAGATGATAGAGGCATCAAAAGACAAGTAAACTACGTTGCTGACCATGCTGGATTTCGAGCTCAGGTCAAGACCAACGAACCTGGAACCGCCAATCAAAATCCAGCTGCCGTTCAACTGATTTCCGATGCCCCTTACACCGGTGGTGAAGGATATTTGGGTGTCCCTGCAGCAACAGCTGGATACGGACTTGGTGGTCTAGGTTACGGATACGGAGGACTTGGTGCAGGATATGGTGGAGCTTATGGTGGATATGGAAATCTTGGATATGACGGAGCTTATGGAGGTTATGGACAGGGAATCTTGGGTGGCTTAGGCTATGCCAGATATGgatattaa